Proteins from a genomic interval of bacterium:
- a CDS encoding glycoside hydrolase yields the protein MRYDFTTMRPGALPAGFSGEGWQLASVARHPRNTTAIKAVDSPDYHVAFPSICKAQSGDLLVVYREGFTHAVSEDPHDGKVALIRSTDGGRTWGERVIIMDGDDYDDRNAAIACALPACQQDAGAPTAQLLVCWDKWKPSKHRGAYAMLSDDEGHTWSAPIRLQPVEDVHTRSASLMLSDGHWLIPLAEGEGDGQAAYATILDPRTGQSEMIPITPVGDQNLADEVCVARAADGSLVALGRAVRDRYLWQTRSRDEGRTWETPWLSSIPSQYTPGDVIALDNGWLLCSFSFRERRNERLVLSKDHGETWEVENSIDVFDGTMAVGGDRSYPASVQIDADTIGTVLYETQAHPAGGAIYFVTSKLSEFDRAPVTALYAPMEGPAISRPAVTVALPPAAQEIRFRYRFTGRFGDAPNRLEVSLDDLTFAYQMGATPDRKGAINYVQASGLTANGEEHEAVGDWFDDGNEHELTLRRGAGGWTMSLDGHEQITAAGPEAPAAVTITAVRAGIAVYELEIA from the coding sequence ATGCGCTACGACTTCACCACCATGCGCCCCGGCGCCCTGCCCGCAGGCTTCAGCGGGGAGGGCTGGCAACTGGCGTCCGTCGCGCGCCACCCGCGCAACACGACCGCCATCAAGGCCGTGGACTCCCCCGACTACCATGTCGCCTTCCCCAGCATCTGCAAGGCGCAGAGCGGCGACCTGCTGGTCGTGTACCGCGAGGGCTTCACGCACGCGGTGAGTGAGGACCCGCACGACGGCAAAGTCGCCCTCATCCGCTCGACCGATGGCGGACGTACGTGGGGCGAGCGCGTCATCATCATGGACGGCGACGACTATGACGACCGCAACGCCGCCATCGCCTGCGCGCTCCCCGCGTGCCAGCAGGATGCTGGCGCTCCTACGGCGCAGTTGCTCGTGTGCTGGGACAAGTGGAAGCCGAGCAAACACCGCGGGGCCTACGCCATGCTCAGCGACGACGAGGGGCACACGTGGAGCGCCCCGATCCGCCTGCAGCCCGTCGAGGATGTGCACACGCGGTCAGCGTCGCTCATGCTCAGCGACGGCCACTGGCTCATCCCGCTGGCCGAGGGTGAGGGCGACGGGCAGGCGGCATATGCCACGATCCTGGACCCGCGCACGGGGCAGTCCGAGATGATCCCCATCACACCGGTGGGCGATCAGAACCTCGCCGACGAGGTCTGCGTCGCCCGCGCGGCGGACGGCTCGCTGGTGGCGCTGGGCCGTGCGGTGCGCGACCGGTACCTGTGGCAGACGCGCTCGCGCGACGAGGGACGCACGTGGGAGACGCCGTGGCTGTCGTCCATCCCCTCGCAGTACACGCCGGGCGATGTCATCGCCCTGGACAACGGTTGGCTGCTATGCAGCTTCTCGTTCCGCGAACGGCGCAATGAGCGGCTGGTGCTGTCCAAGGACCACGGGGAGACATGGGAGGTCGAGAACTCGATTGATGTCTTCGACGGCACCATGGCCGTGGGCGGCGACCGCTCGTATCCCGCGTCGGTACAGATTGACGCGGACACGATCGGCACGGTGCTGTATGAGACGCAGGCCCATCCCGCGGGCGGGGCGATCTACTTCGTGACCAGCAAGCTCAGCGAGTTTGACCGCGCGCCGGTGACGGCGCTCTACGCGCCGATGGAGGGGCCGGCTATCAGCCGGCCCGCCGTCACTGTCGCCCTCCCACCAGCCGCACAGGAGATCCGCTTCCGCTACCGCTTCACCGGCCGCTTCGGCGACGCCCCGAACCGGCTGGAGGTGAGCCTCGACGACCTCACTTTCGCCTACCAGATGGGCGCCACGCCCGACCGCAAGGGCGCGATCAACTACGTCCAGGCCAGCGGCCTGACGGCCAACGGCGAGGAGCACGAGGCGGTCGGCGATTGGTTCGACGACGGCAACGAGCACGAGCTGACCCTCCGCCGCGGCGCTGGCGGCTGGACGATGAGCCTCGACGGCCACGAGCAGATCACGGCCGCCGGGCCAGAGGCACCGGCGGCCGTGACGATTACGGCGGTGCGCGCGGGGATCGCCGTCTACGAGCTGGAGATCGCGTAG
- a CDS encoding RNA polymerase sigma factor, with the protein MQPDDAELVSRSARGEGAAFAELMQRHGRPVVALLRRLLERPEDVEDLLQETLLHAWRDIGKLQEAGRVRAWLLQIARNRCRDCWKAQGRATVPLAAEHLEVAANRYGRAAGRADEQVEAAQEALRQVRPPLREAAELFYAEGWSIAEIARQLQCPAGTVKRRLHEARRHMRRTLGLDEEA; encoded by the coding sequence ATGCAGCCGGATGATGCCGAACTGGTGAGCCGTAGTGCGCGGGGCGAGGGCGCTGCCTTCGCGGAGTTGATGCAGCGGCACGGGCGGCCCGTCGTCGCCCTGCTGCGGCGGCTGCTCGAACGGCCCGAGGACGTGGAGGATCTCCTGCAAGAGACGCTGCTGCACGCCTGGCGGGATATCGGCAAGCTGCAGGAGGCCGGGCGCGTACGAGCCTGGCTGCTGCAGATCGCGCGCAACCGCTGCCGCGACTGCTGGAAGGCGCAGGGACGGGCCACCGTACCACTGGCCGCGGAGCACCTGGAGGTTGCCGCCAATCGCTACGGGCGCGCGGCGGGCCGCGCCGACGAGCAGGTCGAGGCGGCGCAGGAGGCGCTGCGGCAGGTGCGCCCGCCGCTGCGCGAGGCCGCGGAGCTGTTCTACGCCGAGGGCTGGTCCATCGCCGAGATCGCGCGGCAACTGCAGTGTCCTGCCGGCACCGTCAAGCGGCGACTGCACGAGGCGCGACGACACATGCGGCGGACGCTCGGGCTGGACGAGGAGGCATGA
- a CDS encoding heparinase II/III-family protein yields MTVPACGLLSLALLAVVALSSLPASGQVSAPARDWGAMADAVRQRPELAAPLQTIVERARKIAATPIVKRVYRYADIGQNRTWLDGRAKFMDRQPRQGVFGLAMSDFAAAGTVLNELPLLALAYRCTGEEVFRARIISQLAETATWSPLQRPGWQLCTPAPDPVPAGYWDGSWLATGQGIRGIADTLELMPAGSLPPELVAQVHGLLRGEIKTIGDDWRLRRGWFRSGNGHPQTNQWVLPTEGLIRACLLLGKDQFAAEYELGVTNLLRAMDVQGQQGEFNEGIGYAMFTVGSMLAAAHAMAAHGDTRALDHPFLRGFPTWAVHHLQPGRLRVNCFDAGGAKTGRNDGGARGLLGTLTVFAGSSAARWALDTLYDGPTDDLIGLLARTATVPPQAPPLFAFYNGPARRVNWRDSWADDATGLWVRGGHPLDGHDHYDRGHVNFIARGKPLLIEAGTPGYDNPTIHTLYSTVVGHNVLDVADAKPRKAVAPMAVSRLTAEGGDLIVEPTACYPGLQRWQRHVTWDAAALRVADTVQGPAQPAVTCFRWHLGTAEVAAITGDGTTWEVAWPEGKLSLSSSVPLQVTQEKLPDNTVCLGKKDNGWDFMHTCVVARTAAPAAAWELTTTVTPAP; encoded by the coding sequence ATGACTGTCCCAGCCTGTGGCCTGCTGTCGCTGGCACTCCTCGCGGTCGTCGCGCTGTCGTCCCTGCCGGCCTCGGGGCAAGTCAGCGCCCCGGCGCGCGACTGGGGCGCGATGGCCGATGCCGTCCGGCAGCGGCCGGAACTGGCGGCGCCGCTGCAGACCATCGTCGAGCGGGCGCGCAAGATCGCTGCCACGCCCATCGTCAAGCGCGTGTACCGGTATGCCGACATCGGCCAGAACCGCACGTGGCTGGATGGGCGGGCGAAGTTCATGGACCGCCAGCCCCGGCAGGGAGTGTTCGGGCTGGCGATGTCGGACTTCGCGGCTGCCGGCACGGTTCTCAATGAGTTGCCCCTGCTCGCCCTGGCGTACCGCTGCACCGGCGAGGAGGTCTTCCGCGCGCGGATCATCAGCCAACTGGCGGAGACGGCGACATGGTCGCCGCTGCAACGGCCTGGCTGGCAGCTCTGCACACCCGCGCCCGATCCCGTGCCGGCCGGCTACTGGGACGGCAGTTGGCTGGCCACGGGCCAGGGCATCCGGGGGATTGCGGACACGCTGGAGCTGATGCCGGCTGGAAGCCTGCCGCCGGAGCTGGTCGCGCAGGTGCACGGCCTGCTGCGCGGGGAGATCAAGACGATCGGCGACGACTGGCGCTTGCGCCGCGGGTGGTTCCGGTCGGGCAATGGCCACCCACAGACCAACCAGTGGGTGCTGCCGACCGAAGGCCTCATCCGCGCCTGTCTCCTGCTGGGCAAGGACCAGTTCGCGGCTGAGTACGAACTGGGCGTGACGAACCTGCTGCGGGCGATGGACGTGCAGGGGCAGCAGGGGGAGTTCAACGAGGGGATCGGCTACGCGATGTTCACGGTTGGGTCGATGCTGGCGGCGGCGCATGCCATGGCGGCCCACGGCGACACGCGGGCGCTCGATCACCCCTTCCTGCGCGGCTTCCCGACGTGGGCGGTCCACCACCTGCAGCCGGGGCGGCTGCGGGTCAACTGCTTCGACGCCGGTGGCGCCAAGACCGGGCGCAACGACGGCGGCGCCCGGGGGCTGCTGGGGACGCTGACGGTGTTCGCGGGCAGCTCGGCTGCGCGCTGGGCGCTGGACACGCTCTACGACGGCCCGACCGATGACCTGATCGGCCTGCTGGCCCGCACCGCGACGGTCCCGCCGCAGGCCCCGCCGCTGTTCGCGTTCTACAACGGGCCGGCGCGGCGCGTCAACTGGCGCGATAGCTGGGCTGACGACGCAACCGGGCTGTGGGTGCGGGGCGGGCATCCGCTCGACGGCCACGACCACTACGACCGGGGACACGTGAACTTCATCGCCCGCGGCAAGCCCCTGCTCATCGAGGCGGGGACGCCCGGCTACGACAACCCAACCATCCACACGCTCTACTCAACGGTCGTGGGGCACAATGTACTCGACGTGGCGGACGCAAAGCCCAGGAAGGCCGTGGCGCCGATGGCGGTCAGCCGCCTGACGGCCGAGGGCGGGGACCTCATCGTGGAGCCTACGGCCTGCTACCCCGGCCTGCAGCGCTGGCAGCGGCACGTGACGTGGGACGCCGCCGCTCTGCGCGTCGCCGACACCGTGCAGGGCCCGGCACAGCCCGCGGTCACGTGCTTCCGCTGGCACCTGGGCACTGCCGAGGTGGCTGCCATCACCGGAGACGGCACGACCTGGGAGGTTGCGTGGCCGGAGGGGAAGCTGAGCCTGAGCAGCTCCGTGCCGCTGCAGGTCACACAGGAGAAGCTGCCCGACAACACGGTGTGCCTGGGGAAGAAGGACAACGGTTGGGACTTCATGCATACCTGTGTGGTCGCGCGGACCGCCGCCCCCGCGGCGGCCTGGGAGTTGACCACGACCGTGACCCCGGCGCCGTAG
- a CDS encoding right-handed parallel beta-helix repeat-containing protein: MMTWRGLALIGFLLWGAGAEAVRAAEPIIVVGTSTPADAAAINAAIAASPEGSEVVLRGAFLVNQTIRLLGQRSLRGESRTGTVLKQADGANLGALVASAGYLDDAPWTGTPVAVRHLTLNGNRKGNPGAQTAGLVLRSWLSVVEDVCITSMGGDGLRLTSRSAKGVGLKNSQVNGRISGNFIENSGRHGIFIEDPGNSVTDWILSDNWIASSGADGIHMDNAAGWVVERNHIYGVPHTAIYAHRLFGTSICDNYIEGFGETDEAGAWCGIEAIVQGGAASTIAHNRILNFGGEKQPASTYRYLAVSVTHGTGMVVVTGNALRGAGTPRGTGLYYTAPEKTVLVVGSSGNVVVEVNTPRFVGAGVRLEAGL; this comes from the coding sequence ATGATGACATGGCGAGGGCTGGCGCTGATCGGCTTTCTCCTGTGGGGTGCGGGGGCGGAGGCCGTGCGGGCGGCCGAGCCGATCATCGTCGTGGGCACGAGCACGCCTGCCGATGCCGCCGCCATTAACGCGGCCATCGCCGCCAGCCCGGAGGGCAGCGAAGTCGTGCTCCGCGGGGCGTTCCTCGTCAACCAGACCATCCGCCTGCTCGGGCAGCGGTCGCTGCGCGGTGAGAGCCGTACGGGCACGGTCCTCAAGCAGGCGGACGGGGCGAACCTTGGCGCGCTCGTCGCCTCCGCGGGGTACCTGGATGACGCGCCGTGGACCGGCACACCCGTGGCCGTGCGGCACCTGACGCTGAACGGCAACCGCAAGGGCAACCCGGGGGCTCAGACCGCCGGCCTGGTCCTGCGCTCGTGGCTGAGCGTGGTTGAGGACGTCTGCATCACGAGCATGGGCGGGGACGGCTTGCGGCTTACCAGCCGCAGCGCCAAGGGCGTCGGGCTCAAGAACTCGCAGGTGAACGGGCGCATCTCCGGCAACTTCATCGAGAACTCGGGGCGGCACGGTATCTTCATCGAGGACCCGGGGAACTCCGTGACCGACTGGATCCTGAGCGACAACTGGATCGCCAGCTCGGGCGCCGACGGCATCCACATGGACAACGCCGCCGGCTGGGTGGTCGAGCGCAACCACATCTACGGGGTGCCGCACACGGCCATCTATGCCCACCGGCTCTTCGGCACCTCGATCTGTGACAACTACATCGAGGGGTTCGGCGAGACGGACGAGGCGGGGGCGTGGTGCGGCATCGAGGCCATCGTGCAGGGCGGCGCAGCTTCCACCATCGCCCACAACCGCATCCTCAACTTCGGCGGCGAGAAGCAGCCAGCCTCGACCTATCGCTACCTCGCGGTGTCGGTGACGCATGGCACGGGCATGGTGGTCGTGACCGGCAATGCCCTGCGCGGCGCGGGAACGCCGCGTGGCACGGGGCTGTACTACACGGCGCCGGAGAAAACAGTCCTGGTGGTGGGGTCGAGTGGCAATGTGGTGGTAGAGGTGAACACGCCACGCTTCGTGGGGGCGGGTGTGAGGCTGGAGGCGGGGTTGTAG
- a CDS encoding Gfo/Idh/MocA family oxidoreductase, whose product MQRKRFAVIGAGDFGARHLDVLSGLDGAEVVALVSRTEARARELADRYGVPHVFPDVDAMLAAVELDAVHVVTDDNRHFAPVMAALEAGCDVFVEKPLSHDMDEARRMVARARELGRRMMVGHLLRFDTRCAAIKGSIDRGELGKVVSVYGRRNQSLAMRAKFTKSNLLYTTGIHDIDLILWYFGDRRPVEVYMRTADVGGLGDDLFWGIITMDDGSVGVVETAWLLPDSTPWRGHILGEVIGTKGTALLEVPGNGLGFWLEDRVTTPDTSYWPEIYGATVGALRDEIGYFVRCVTHGLPVEVPTHEEVLASLEVAHALIRSAAEGRPVRLR is encoded by the coding sequence ATGCAACGCAAACGCTTCGCCGTCATTGGCGCCGGGGACTTCGGGGCCCGGCATCTGGACGTCCTGTCCGGGCTCGACGGCGCTGAGGTCGTGGCGCTCGTGTCGCGCACCGAGGCCCGCGCCCGCGAGCTGGCCGACCGCTACGGCGTGCCGCACGTCTTCCCCGACGTGGACGCGATGTTGGCCGCCGTGGAGCTGGACGCGGTCCATGTCGTCACCGATGACAACCGGCACTTCGCGCCCGTGATGGCCGCGCTGGAGGCCGGATGCGATGTCTTCGTCGAAAAGCCCCTCAGCCACGACATGGACGAGGCGCGGCGGATGGTGGCCCGCGCGCGGGAGCTGGGGCGGCGGATGATGGTCGGCCACCTCCTGCGCTTCGACACCCGTTGCGCCGCCATCAAGGGGAGCATTGACCGGGGCGAGCTGGGGAAGGTCGTCAGCGTCTACGGCCGTCGCAACCAGAGCCTCGCGATGCGCGCGAAGTTCACCAAGTCCAATCTCCTCTACACCACCGGCATCCACGACATTGACCTGATCCTGTGGTACTTCGGCGACCGCCGGCCGGTGGAGGTCTACATGCGCACCGCCGATGTCGGCGGGCTCGGCGATGACCTGTTCTGGGGGATCATCACGATGGACGACGGCTCGGTGGGCGTGGTGGAGACGGCCTGGCTGCTGCCCGACTCGACCCCGTGGCGGGGCCACATCCTCGGCGAGGTGATCGGGACCAAGGGGACGGCATTACTGGAAGTCCCGGGGAACGGGCTGGGGTTCTGGCTGGAGGACCGGGTGACGACGCCGGACACGTCGTACTGGCCGGAGATCTACGGCGCGACCGTCGGCGCTCTGCGCGACGAGATCGGCTACTTCGTGCGCTGCGTGACGCATGGCCTGCCGGTCGAGGTGCCGACGCACGAGGAAGTGCTCGCCTCGCTGGAAGTGGCGCACGCGCTCATCCGCTCGGCGGCAGAGGGGCGACCGGTGCGGCTGAGGTAG
- a CDS encoding phosphotransferase, with product MSDAPPSPDSLVEALQPHYPLARNASCQLIQDGLNTHYLIESLQGRYVLRLYRRGWRTPADIAYELAVLSHLATGGLAVCGPIARRDGAAQTVVEADDGPRAAVLFPYAPGEPPDLTNPEALRACGRTMALIHRHTDGFTCPHERFRLDLGHLLDQPLAVVLRLLAHRPTDAAFVAEAVAALRTGLASQAPTLEWGFCHADFHGGNLRRDTDGTLWVFDFDCGGPGWRAYDLAVCRLFCQTESLWAGFCQAYREIRPLPEATLAALPWFIVARQVWRMAVFATHWPRFTGRPTDDEFINQQLGVLRERLHAYLPEAAGPG from the coding sequence ATGTCCGACGCTCCGCCCAGTCCGGACTCCCTGGTCGAGGCCCTCCAGCCTCACTACCCGCTCGCCAGGAACGCGAGCTGTCAACTGATCCAGGACGGCCTGAACACGCACTACCTCATCGAGTCGCTGCAGGGCCGGTACGTGCTGCGGCTGTACCGTCGCGGCTGGCGCACGCCGGCCGACATCGCCTACGAACTGGCGGTGCTCAGCCACCTGGCGACGGGCGGGCTCGCGGTCTGTGGCCCGATCGCCCGGCGCGATGGCGCGGCTCAGACTGTTGTTGAGGCCGATGACGGGCCGCGCGCAGCAGTGCTGTTCCCGTACGCTCCTGGCGAGCCGCCCGACCTGACCAACCCCGAAGCCCTGCGTGCCTGTGGCCGCACCATGGCGCTGATCCACCGCCACACCGACGGCTTCACTTGCCCTCACGAGCGCTTCCGCCTCGATCTGGGGCACCTGCTCGACCAGCCACTCGCGGTGGTGCTGCGCCTCCTGGCACACCGCCCGACGGACGCGGCTTTCGTGGCGGAAGCCGTGGCGGCATTGCGCACGGGCCTGGCGTCGCAAGCCCCGACACTGGAGTGGGGGTTCTGCCACGCCGACTTCCACGGCGGCAACCTCCGCCGGGATACAGACGGCACGCTGTGGGTGTTCGACTTCGACTGCGGTGGGCCAGGCTGGCGGGCCTACGACCTGGCGGTCTGCCGCCTGTTCTGCCAGACCGAGAGCCTGTGGGCCGGCTTCTGCCAGGCTTACCGGGAGATCCGACCGTTGCCCGAGGCCACGCTCGCGGCTCTCCCCTGGTTCATCGTGGCCCGCCAGGTGTGGCGCATGGCCGTCTTTGCGACACACTGGCCACGCTTCACCGGACGCCCAACGGATGACGAGTTCATCAACCAGCAGCTCGGCGTCCTGCGCGAGCGCCTCCATGCCTACCTGCCGGAAGCGGCGGGGCCGGGTTAG
- a CDS encoding alpha/beta hydrolase family protein gives MSSHRPTVPQIYKYFDVHDIAGLIAPRPLLIEMGVYDTCFFIEDQLAGFEALQRIYAAAGVEEDLWVDIHPGEHMFANNKAHEFVGKYL, from the coding sequence TTGTCGTCACATCGCCCGACAGTCCCCCAGATCTACAAGTACTTCGATGTGCACGACATCGCCGGGCTGATCGCCCCGCGGCCCCTGCTGATCGAGATGGGCGTGTACGACACCTGCTTCTTCATTGAGGACCAGCTCGCGGGGTTTGAGGCGCTCCAGAGGATCTACGCGGCGGCGGGGGTAGAGGAGGACCTGTGGGTGGACATCCATCCCGGAGAGCACATGTTCGCGAACAACAAGGCGCATGAGTTTGTTGGGAAGTACCTGTGA
- a CDS encoding family 10 glycosylhydrolase, with the protein MRTTLLGLSLLAMAGGCLAAEVSTIDDFNYPDVAALRAAWVDANGSRPAEIMPHDDGMALKLPCPFTDPGLERGSFDKQVKLDLSRARTITFDLYCDDPTVVKSGTLYFRSGQAWYHGWFIPTKGWKHVVLDKSMFFPQGNVGGWDTVDAIRISIWPLDTHAADTFCALDNLQARWDDVVVISGSMKGVRGTGGAKWAETMLRGLLTKVGVAHDVIGETDLESGTLHGQKLAIFPFSPELSDKAVEQIRGFVAGGGKVMFAFAAPDAVADLLGLANRSFAQRMKRDDFAEIAFTPDALPGLPSSMVQNSMCKMSFAAGPTHNARVIGIWRDKKGQDQGPAVLVSDNGAFMGQILADAEPMASKLAFVRALVGHFVPEAWEAVVSGDLAKARNIRPFKTPAEFDAFVATAQKDPAFAAKVKAALAQATVAEATARRLLADKRYPEAQAAAEKFHDALAEAYFVAHKSRTVEFRAVWNASGTGDCGAWDTAMRRLKAAGFNTVVPNMLGGGFAHYDSKLLPHSDDFKEKGDQIAQCVAAGKKYGLEVHVWKVCWSVMYLPDGPESFVGRMRAEHRLQANAKGEEILWLCPSHPKNFELERDALLEVLRNYDMDGLQFDYIRYPDEESCYCDGCRERFEAVHGAKIAKWPEDCYSGPLKAEYRQFRCDQITRLVKAVSEAAHRLKPWIKLSAAAIGDYPACRDRLGQDWVLWCKQGYLDFVCPMDYEVNDETFQTVVRGQLSLLGATVPLYPGIGSFINPDEAVVGQMEMGRNLGADGFALFNMGNDLAMQGLPKFAEGITSKPASIPQNGPHLRFEDVAGGGVRVTVVGPGQHRQAVKSFSGRLQLQDMGGRKLADLGELPAPGKSATVRLTATADGGGQRVAAAGAMVFVDGTSQAFMVRSREYLSAGRGQQ; encoded by the coding sequence ATGCGCACGACATTGCTCGGGCTCTCCTTGCTGGCGATGGCCGGGGGATGTCTGGCAGCCGAAGTCAGCACCATTGATGACTTCAACTACCCGGATGTCGCGGCCTTGCGGGCCGCCTGGGTGGACGCGAATGGCTCGCGCCCGGCCGAGATCATGCCCCATGACGACGGTATGGCCTTGAAGCTGCCCTGCCCCTTCACCGACCCAGGATTGGAGCGCGGGTCGTTTGACAAGCAGGTCAAGCTCGACCTGTCGCGCGCCCGCACCATCACCTTCGACCTCTACTGCGACGACCCGACGGTCGTAAAGAGCGGCACTCTGTATTTCCGCAGCGGACAGGCTTGGTACCACGGCTGGTTCATCCCGACCAAGGGCTGGAAGCATGTGGTGCTGGACAAGAGCATGTTCTTCCCCCAGGGGAATGTCGGCGGATGGGACACGGTGGATGCCATCCGTATCAGCATCTGGCCCCTCGATACCCATGCTGCGGATACCTTCTGCGCGCTGGATAACCTGCAGGCACGTTGGGATGACGTCGTCGTGATCTCCGGCTCGATGAAGGGCGTCAGAGGCACTGGCGGGGCCAAGTGGGCCGAGACGATGCTTCGCGGGCTCCTCACCAAGGTCGGCGTGGCGCATGATGTGATCGGGGAGACCGACCTCGAGAGCGGCACACTTCACGGCCAGAAGCTGGCAATCTTCCCCTTCAGCCCTGAACTCAGCGACAAGGCAGTTGAGCAGATCAGGGGCTTCGTGGCGGGCGGCGGGAAGGTGATGTTCGCCTTCGCAGCGCCGGATGCTGTGGCGGACTTGCTTGGTCTCGCCAACCGCTCGTTTGCGCAGCGGATGAAGCGTGACGACTTCGCAGAGATAGCCTTCACGCCCGATGCCCTCCCCGGCCTGCCTAGCAGCATGGTTCAGAACTCGATGTGCAAGATGAGTTTCGCGGCGGGGCCGACACACAACGCCCGCGTGATCGGCATCTGGCGCGACAAGAAAGGGCAGGACCAAGGCCCCGCAGTCCTCGTGAGCGACAATGGGGCCTTCATGGGCCAGATACTGGCTGACGCGGAGCCAATGGCATCCAAACTGGCCTTCGTAAGGGCGCTGGTCGGCCATTTTGTACCCGAGGCATGGGAGGCCGTCGTGAGTGGCGACCTGGCCAAGGCGCGGAACATACGCCCCTTCAAGACCCCGGCCGAGTTCGACGCCTTTGTCGCTACAGCGCAGAAAGACCCTGCGTTTGCCGCGAAAGTGAAGGCGGCATTGGCGCAGGCCACTGTGGCCGAGGCGACGGCCCGGCGACTGCTCGCGGACAAGCGCTATCCAGAGGCGCAAGCGGCGGCAGAGAAGTTCCATGACGCGCTTGCCGAGGCGTACTTCGTGGCCCACAAGTCGCGCACGGTGGAATTCCGCGCCGTCTGGAACGCTTCCGGCACCGGAGACTGTGGCGCCTGGGACACGGCGATGCGGCGACTGAAGGCGGCGGGCTTCAACACAGTAGTGCCCAACATGCTGGGTGGCGGCTTCGCGCACTACGACAGCAAGCTCCTGCCACACTCGGATGACTTCAAGGAGAAGGGGGACCAGATCGCCCAGTGTGTGGCGGCAGGCAAGAAGTACGGCCTGGAGGTGCATGTGTGGAAGGTATGTTGGAGTGTGATGTACTTGCCGGACGGGCCTGAGAGCTTCGTGGGCCGCATGCGCGCTGAGCACCGCCTGCAGGCCAATGCCAAGGGCGAGGAGATTCTCTGGCTATGCCCTTCGCACCCCAAGAACTTCGAACTCGAGCGGGACGCGTTGCTCGAGGTGCTGCGCAACTATGACATGGACGGCCTCCAGTTCGACTACATCCGCTATCCCGACGAGGAAAGCTGCTACTGCGACGGCTGCCGTGAACGCTTCGAGGCAGTGCATGGCGCCAAGATCGCCAAGTGGCCGGAGGACTGCTACAGCGGACCGCTGAAGGCCGAGTATCGCCAGTTCCGTTGCGACCAGATTACCCGGCTGGTGAAAGCAGTCTCGGAGGCTGCTCACCGGCTCAAGCCGTGGATCAAGTTGTCGGCCGCAGCCATCGGTGACTACCCCGCCTGCAGAGACAGATTGGGGCAGGACTGGGTGCTGTGGTGCAAGCAGGGGTACCTGGATTTCGTCTGCCCGATGGACTACGAAGTGAACGACGAGACCTTCCAGACAGTGGTGCGCGGGCAACTGAGCCTGCTTGGCGCGACGGTGCCGCTGTATCCTGGAATCGGCTCGTTCATCAATCCCGATGAGGCGGTTGTGGGCCAGATGGAGATGGGGCGGAACCTCGGCGCTGACGGTTTCGCTCTCTTCAACATGGGCAACGACCTCGCGATGCAGGGCCTGCCTAAGTTCGCGGAAGGGATCACCTCAAAACCCGCGAGCATCCCGCAAAACGGGCCCCATTTGCGTTTCGAGGACGTGGCGGGTGGGGGGGTGAGGGTCACGGTCGTCGGGCCGGGCCAGCACCGCCAGGCAGTCAAGAGCTTCAGTGGGCGGCTGCAGTTGCAGGACATGGGGGGCAGGAAGCTGGCCGATCTGGGCGAACTGCCGGCTCCGGGCAAGAGCGCGACGGTGCGGTTGACGGCAACTGCAGATGGAGGCGGCCAGCGCGTGGCTGCGGCGGGGGCGATGGTCTTTGTGGATGGCACGAGCCAGGCGTTCATGGTCCGCAGCAGGGAGTATCTGTCTGCTGGTCGGGGCCAGCAGTAG